The DNA segment CCTGGCGACAATTGACTCGGTCCGCGGTGAGGTTTCCCTTGTCGTCCACCTTGGCGTTGGCCTGGGCGATGACGTGCTGGTCCTCCTCCCAGGCGGAGAGGTAGAAAGCGTGCGGATCGGCCTCGGGTACCCTTCCGCCGGCCTTTTCTATTCTGGAGACTTCTCGTTCGAAAGCGCGGCGCTCGACGATCTCCCAAACGGCGAAGGTCGAGTCACCCGTGGCCGTCACCTGGACGTGGTCCAGAACCCGTCCCTCATCGACCTTCTTATAGGGACTCTCGATGAAACCGTACTCGTTGATCCGGGCGTAGCACGACAGCGAGCTGATGAGCCCGATATTCGGACCTTCGGGGGTCTCGATGGGACAGATGCGCCCGTAGTGAGTGGGGTGTACGTCGCGTACTTCGAATCCGGCGCGCTCCCGCGAGAGGCCACCCGGCCCCAACGCGGAGAGCCTCCGCTTGTGCGTCACCTCGGAAAGAGGATTGGTCTGGTCCATGAACTGCGAGAGCTGGGAAGAGCCGAAGAACTCGCGCACCGCCGCCATGACCGGCTTCGCATTGATGAGGTCGTGAGGCATGGCCGTCGCCATTTCCTGATAGACGCTCATTTTCTCCTTGATGGCTCGCTCCATCCTGACGAGGCCGATGCGAAACTGATTCTCGAGCAGCTCGCCAACCGATCGTACCCGGCGGTTGCCGAGATGATCGATATCGTCCACCGTTCCGATATTGCGCGGAAGCTGGAGAAGGTACTTGATGACGGCAAAGAAATCCTTCGGCTCCAGGAGCCTCTGGTCCAGGTCGCCCTCGAGCTCGAGCTTCGTGCTGAGCTTGAGCCGTCCCACTCGGGAAAAATCGTACTTCTGGGGATTGAAGAACATCCCCTGAAAAAGGCTGCGAGAACTTTCGAGCGTGGGTGGGTCCCCCGGCCTCAAGCGCCGGTAGATCTCGATGAGCGCCTCCTCCGAGGTTCGGATCGTGTCCTTCCTCGCCGTCAAGGAGAGTATCGGCCCGATGCTCTCGGTCTCGGGATAGAAGACCTCGAGCTTCGTGATCCCGTTCTCGGACAGCATGTCGACGATGTCGGCCGGAAGAGGCTCGTTGCAATCCACCAGGACCTCGCCGGTCTCGGTATTCACGACGTCCCCGACCGACGAAGCGCCTTCCAGGTCCCCGCTCGAAAGCTCGATCTCCGTCAGGCCGGCTTTTTCGATCTTCTCGATCGCGACCCGGGTGATGCGCTTACCCGCAGGAACGACGGGCTCGTTGGAACCCTCTGCCTCGATGTCCCGGTTGAAGCGGCGGCCGAGGATCGCACGGGAGACGGGAAGAATGAGCTTGCCGCCTCTTACCTCGATGGTATCGACGTGGTAGAACTCGCGAATGATGTCCTCGTTGGTACGCAGCCCCAGGGCGCGGAGGAACACCGTGGCGAGGAACTTGCGCTTGCGGTCGATTCGTACGTGAAGCAGGTTCTTCTGATCGAACTCGAACTCGACCCAGCTTCCTCGATAGGGAATGATCTGAGCCAAAAACGCGTTGGTCGCCTTGTCCACCTCGTGAAAGAACACGCCGGGAGAACGATGGAGCTGCGAGACGATGACGCGTTCGGTGCCGTTGATGATGAACGTGCCGTTGTCGGTCATCAAGGGAATGTCGCCGAAATAGACCTCCTGCTCCTTGATGTCGCGGATCGAACGCACTCCGGAATCGGGGTCCTTGTCGAAGACCGTCAGGCGAATCGTCACCTTGAGGGGTACGGAGTAGGTCATCCCCCGCTCCTGACACTCCTCCACATCGTATTTGAGCTTGAGGCCGACGGAGTCCCCGCAGGTATCACAGACCGTCCCGCGATTCTCGTTGGGCTTTCCGCATGCGGGGCAGGGTATCTCGCGATCCCCCAACGGGTTCGTGCGCACCGTCTCGCCACAGCCGGTGCAGCGGCGCCGGAGGTGCTGTAGCCCTTCGAGCTTCCCGCACTTGCACTCCCAAACGCCGATGGCGTACTCGACGAATTGCAGCTCGCAGTTCTCGCGAAAGTCGGTGATCGGAAAGATCGATTTGAAGACCGCCTGCAATCCCAGGTCTTGGCGTTCCGACGCCAAGAGATTCATTTGAAGAAAGCGGTCGTAGGACTTGCGCTGGATCTCGATCAGGTTGGGGATGGGGATCATCGCCCGAATGCGGGAGAAATCGACACGTTCCCGATACGGATTCACGGCAAGTTTCTGCATGTTCCCTTCCGACTCCTTTTGCTCATCGAACGAGCGAGAAGATACACTTCACCCCCGAGCTCGACGGGCTCGATTCGAAACTTTTCTCAACTGTCGACAAGAGCTTATTTGAGCTCCACCTGGGCTCCCGCGGCCTCGAACTTCTTCTTTATCTCCTCGGCCTCATCCTTGGGGATACCTTCCTTGACCGGCTTGGGCGCTCCCTCCACGAGGTCCTTCGCTTCCTTCAATCCCAGGCTCGTGACTTCGCGCACGACCTTGATCACGTTGATCTTCTTGTCGCCCACCGCCGTCAGAATCACGTCGAACTCGGTCTTCTCTTCCGCCGCCTCGGCGGCGGGCGCGCCGGGCGCCATCGCTGCCATCGGGACGGCTGCCGCGGCCTTCACTCCGAGCTCGTCTTCGAGCTTCTTG comes from the Vicinamibacteria bacterium genome and includes:
- the rplL gene encoding 50S ribosomal protein L7/L12, whose product is MAQLTQQDVIDYIKNMSVLEVSEMVKKLEDELGVKAAAAVPMAAMAPGAPAAEAAEEKTEFDVILTAVGDKKINVIKVVREVTSLGLKEAKDLVEGAPKPVKEGIPKDEAEEIKKKFEAAGAQVELK
- a CDS encoding DNA-directed RNA polymerase subunit beta encodes the protein MQKLAVNPYRERVDFSRIRAMIPIPNLIEIQRKSYDRFLQMNLLASERQDLGLQAVFKSIFPITDFRENCELQFVEYAIGVWECKCGKLEGLQHLRRRCTGCGETVRTNPLGDREIPCPACGKPNENRGTVCDTCGDSVGLKLKYDVEECQERGMTYSVPLKVTIRLTVFDKDPDSGVRSIRDIKEQEVYFGDIPLMTDNGTFIINGTERVIVSQLHRSPGVFFHEVDKATNAFLAQIIPYRGSWVEFEFDQKNLLHVRIDRKRKFLATVFLRALGLRTNEDIIREFYHVDTIEVRGGKLILPVSRAILGRRFNRDIEAEGSNEPVVPAGKRITRVAIEKIEKAGLTEIELSSGDLEGASSVGDVVNTETGEVLVDCNEPLPADIVDMLSENGITKLEVFYPETESIGPILSLTARKDTIRTSEEALIEIYRRLRPGDPPTLESSRSLFQGMFFNPQKYDFSRVGRLKLSTKLELEGDLDQRLLEPKDFFAVIKYLLQLPRNIGTVDDIDHLGNRRVRSVGELLENQFRIGLVRMERAIKEKMSVYQEMATAMPHDLINAKPVMAAVREFFGSSQLSQFMDQTNPLSEVTHKRRLSALGPGGLSRERAGFEVRDVHPTHYGRICPIETPEGPNIGLISSLSCYARINEYGFIESPYKKVDEGRVLDHVQVTATGDSTFAVWEIVERRAFEREVSRIEKAGGRVPEADPHAFYLSAWEEDQHVIAQANAKVDDKGNLTADRVNCRQ